One genomic segment of Chlamydiota bacterium includes these proteins:
- a CDS encoding ABC transporter ATP-binding protein, whose protein sequence is MIYRRLLQFSKPYRSRLLMAFMCMIFFAVFNTGVVWALKFVLDVAFVSKNSALYFFVPVLILVIFLMRGLADFGQAYYMNWVGLRVVADIREKLYRKFHELSLNFFSDRKTGHLISRVTNDVGLIQYAISNAITDLVKEPLSLLGLMISLFYFDPILASVSLFVFPMAVIPIVKFGKRVEEATRKAQNQVGDLTSILHETITGIRVVKAFSMEGYEIERFRVENHHFFKSMIEAIRSAEATRPVIEVIGSCAAGFCFWYGAKHLSVDAFFSFLTALFLTYEPLKKIGKLNSVIQQANAAGVRVFEILDEVPTVQDSSHPIELQGIEKGISFSNVSFRYGTDWVLQNINFEIKAGEITALVGPSGSGKSTLANLILRFYDVQEGEVEIDGGNITEYSLKSLRTFLGMVTQEVILFNDTVKNNIAYGRKDMSDAKIIEAARAAHAHDFIVGLPKGYDTVIGEKGFKISGGERQRLAIARAILKNPRFLILDEATSSLDSHSEQFVQDALNHLMVGRTVLVIAHRLSTVRNAHKILVLNQGRIVETGTHEALIEKGGLYKRLYEVQFSI, encoded by the coding sequence ATGATTTATCGACGTCTGCTTCAGTTTTCTAAACCTTATCGATCTCGGCTTTTGATGGCCTTCATGTGCATGATTTTTTTTGCTGTTTTTAATACGGGAGTGGTATGGGCGTTAAAATTTGTTCTTGATGTTGCTTTTGTATCTAAAAATTCTGCGCTTTATTTTTTCGTTCCGGTTTTGATTTTAGTGATTTTCTTGATGCGAGGTCTAGCTGATTTTGGGCAGGCCTATTATATGAATTGGGTGGGACTTCGCGTGGTCGCTGATATTCGGGAAAAACTCTATCGAAAGTTTCACGAGCTTTCACTCAATTTTTTTTCGGATCGTAAAACAGGGCATCTCATTTCTCGTGTTACCAATGATGTGGGTCTCATTCAATATGCGATTTCCAATGCCATTACGGATTTAGTCAAAGAACCTCTCTCGCTTTTGGGTCTCATGATTTCTCTTTTCTATTTTGATCCGATCTTGGCCTCGGTCTCCCTTTTTGTTTTTCCAATGGCGGTCATTCCCATTGTCAAGTTTGGTAAACGGGTTGAAGAGGCGACGCGTAAAGCACAAAATCAAGTGGGGGACTTAACTTCCATTTTGCACGAAACCATTACAGGTATTCGTGTGGTGAAGGCCTTTTCGATGGAAGGCTATGAAATTGAGCGTTTTAGAGTGGAGAATCATCATTTTTTTAAATCGATGATTGAGGCCATACGTTCAGCGGAGGCGACCCGACCTGTGATTGAGGTGATTGGCTCTTGTGCGGCAGGTTTTTGCTTTTGGTATGGAGCCAAGCATTTGAGTGTCGATGCCTTTTTTTCATTTTTGACCGCCCTCTTCTTAACCTATGAGCCCCTTAAGAAAATAGGAAAGTTAAACAGTGTGATTCAACAAGCCAATGCAGCGGGCGTGCGAGTTTTTGAGATTTTAGATGAGGTCCCGACCGTCCAGGATTCTTCCCATCCGATTGAACTTCAAGGGATTGAAAAGGGAATTTCTTTTTCAAACGTTTCTTTTCGATATGGAACGGATTGGGTTTTACAAAACATCAATTTTGAGATTAAAGCGGGCGAAATTACAGCCCTTGTTGGACCCAGTGGATCTGGGAAGTCAACCCTGGCCAATCTTATCTTACGTTTTTACGATGTTCAGGAGGGAGAGGTTGAAATTGATGGGGGGAATATTACTGAATATTCACTTAAGTCTTTACGGACTTTTTTGGGGATGGTGACTCAAGAAGTGATTCTGTTCAATGACACGGTCAAAAATAATATTGCCTATGGTCGTAAAGATATGTCGGATGCAAAAATCATAGAGGCGGCTCGAGCCGCTCATGCCCATGACTTTATTGTGGGACTTCCTAAAGGGTATGATACGGTCATTGGAGAAAAAGGGTTTAAGATTTCTGGAGGGGAAAGGCAGCGTCTGGCCATTGCCAGGGCCATTTTAAAAAATCCACGTTTTTTAATTTTGGATGAGGCGACCTCCTCTTTGGATTCTCACTCGGAACAATTTGTTCAAGACGCCTTGAATCATTTAATGGTGGGACGGACTGTTTTAGTGATTGCCCACCGTTTGTCAACAGTTCGAAATGCGCATAAAATTTTGGTTTTAAATCAGGGAAGGATTGTTGAAACAGGAACGCATGAAGCTCTGATTGAAAAGGGGGGGCTTTATAAAAGGCTTTATGAAGTTCAATTCTCTATCTGA
- a CDS encoding FG-GAP repeat protein has translation MKITLVVAPFMGLPDEDRMGGGEKERGKMKVFNKMFLYGVMLLQLCFSSSLYATLEDFENPGASLSLADVYLVGENVGDYSGYSVSDAGDVDGDGKADLLIGARNNNEGGTDAGKTYLILAKTLGSSNTIDLSLADYAFIGEDAYDYSGYSVSGAGDVDGDGKADLLIGAAMAGKAYLILAKSLGSSKTIDLSLADYTFIGDSFSSVSGAGDVDGDGKADILIGELFVGSGAGETYLILAKSLGSSNTIDLSLADYAFVGENAYDYSGYSVSGAGDVDGDGKSDLLIGARSNDEGGTDAGKTYLILAKSLGSSNTIDLSLADYTFIGENADDYSGYSVSDAGDVDGDGKADILIGAYGNDEGGSYAGKTYLILAKTLGSSNTIDLSLADYAFIGENEDDQSGGSVSGAGDVDGDGKSDLLIGAYGNDEGGSLAGKTYLILAKSLGSSKTIDLSLADYAFIGENEDDHSGYSVSSAGDVDGNGKSDLLIGAYGNDEGGSDAGKSYLIFSWCTNVIQNGGADQADTSWVSYGGNIGIEADGTSTGDRYFYLDVEGDYFYQDVTIPAGTTTYSLSAQMRCKDGTVSEGFPYARVELKDSSSKVVAYFQTAVSKATSWTLVEKSYTPSSTTAAKVVKARVWLKRSTAMGKNDKNEADFDDVTFKLNCK, from the coding sequence ATGAAAATCACCCTTGTAGTCGCCCCATTTATGGGGCTGCCCGATGAAGATCGAATGGGAGGGGGGGAGAAAGAAAGGGGGAAAATGAAAGTGTTTAATAAGATGTTTTTGTATGGAGTGATGTTATTGCAGTTGTGTTTTAGTAGCTCTTTGTATGCGACTCTGGAGGATTTTGAGAATCCAGGGGCGTCTTTAAGTTTGGCGGATGTCTATCTTGTAGGAGAAAATGTAGGTGATTACAGTGGTTATTCTGTCTCTGATGCAGGAGACGTGGATGGAGATGGAAAAGCAGATCTCTTGATTGGCGCGCGTAACAATAATGAGGGAGGAACTGATGCAGGTAAGACGTATTTGATCTTGGCAAAGACCCTCGGAAGCTCAAATACCATAGATCTTTCTTTAGCGGATTATGCGTTTATTGGAGAAGATGCATATGATTATAGTGGTTATTCTGTCTCTGGTGCAGGAGACGTAGATGGAGATGGGAAAGCAGATCTCTTGATTGGGGCGGCTATGGCAGGTAAGGCCTATTTGATCTTGGCAAAGAGCCTCGGAAGCTCAAAGACCATAGATCTTTCTTTAGCGGATTATACGTTTATTGGAGACAGTTTTTCGTCTGTCTCTGGTGCAGGAGACGTGGATGGAGATGGGAAAGCAGATATCTTGATTGGGGAGCTTTTTGTTGGATCTGGTGCAGGTGAGACGTATTTGATCTTGGCAAAGAGCCTCGGAAGCTCAAATACCATTGATCTTTCTTTAGCGGATTATGCGTTTGTTGGAGAAAATGCATATGATTATAGTGGTTATTCTGTCTCTGGTGCAGGAGACGTAGATGGAGATGGGAAATCAGATCTCTTGATTGGCGCGCGTAGCAATGATGAGGGAGGAACTGATGCAGGTAAGACGTATTTGATCTTGGCAAAGAGCCTCGGAAGCTCAAATACCATTGATCTTTCTTTAGCGGATTATACGTTTATTGGAGAAAATGCAGATGATTACAGTGGTTATTCTGTCTCTGATGCAGGAGACGTGGATGGAGATGGGAAAGCGGATATTTTGATTGGGGCGTATGGAAATGATGAGGGAGGATCTTATGCAGGTAAGACGTATTTGATCTTGGCAAAGACCCTCGGAAGCTCAAATACCATAGATCTTTCTTTAGCGGATTATGCGTTTATTGGAGAAAATGAAGATGATCAAAGTGGTGGTTCTGTCTCTGGTGCGGGAGACGTGGATGGAGACGGGAAATCAGATCTCTTGATTGGGGCGTATGGCAATGATGAGGGAGGATCTCTTGCAGGTAAGACGTATTTGATCTTGGCAAAGAGTCTCGGAAGCTCAAAGACCATAGATCTTTCTTTAGCGGATTATGCGTTTATTGGAGAAAATGAAGATGATCATAGTGGTTATTCTGTCTCCAGTGCAGGAGACGTAGATGGAAATGGGAAATCAGATCTCTTGATTGGGGCGTATGGCAATGATGAGGGAGGATCTGATGCAGGTAAGTCCTACCTGATTTTTTCATGGTGTACTAATGTCATTCAAAATGGTGGAGCTGATCAAGCAGATACGAGTTGGGTCTCTTATGGGGGTAATATTGGAATAGAAGCTGATGGGACAAGCACAGGGGATCGCTACTTCTATCTAGACGTAGAAGGAGATTATTTCTACCAGGATGTAACGATTCCTGCTGGGACAACAACCTATTCTTTAAGTGCTCAAATGCGTTGCAAGGATGGAACTGTTTCAGAAGGGTTTCCTTATGCGCGGGTTGAACTCAAAGATAGCTCGAGTAAGGTGGTTGCTTATTTCCAAACGGCAGTTTCAAAGGCAACAAGTTGGACGCTTGTCGAGAAGTCTTATACCCCCAGTTCTACAACAGCAGCAAAAGTTGTTAAGGCAAGGGTATGGTTGAAGCGCAGTACTGCTATGGGTAAGAACGATAAGAATGAGGCAGATTTTGATGATGTCACTTTTAAATTAAATTGTAAGTAA
- a CDS encoding lysophospholipid acyltransferase family protein, whose product MKFNSLSEKPWLRKRIFCLGVSYIQWIGSSLVWRIEGEKHYLLERCKNKPIIFAFWHNQLMMMPFCYLALTRRQKMSALISQSRDGQIVSDLIHQFGFEAIRGSSSRGGFSALLKLQQRLKEGFDLAVTPDGPRGPCGQAQLGVIGLAAVSGASILPIAYDADHKKVLQTWDRFKIPYPYSRAALVAGSPLEVPPHRDPEMMELKRQELQKSLEEVNRYAENIIKK is encoded by the coding sequence ATGAAGTTCAATTCTCTATCTGAAAAACCTTGGCTTCGCAAGAGAATATTTTGTTTAGGTGTTTCCTATATTCAATGGATAGGAAGTTCCCTTGTTTGGAGGATTGAAGGAGAAAAACATTATTTATTAGAGCGCTGTAAAAATAAGCCCATCATCTTTGCTTTTTGGCACAACCAGTTAATGATGATGCCGTTTTGCTATTTGGCTTTGACCCGACGTCAAAAAATGTCTGCTTTAATCAGCCAAAGTCGCGATGGTCAAATTGTGAGTGATTTAATTCATCAATTTGGTTTTGAAGCGATTCGGGGTTCTTCAAGCCGAGGCGGATTTTCCGCTCTTCTAAAGCTTCAGCAAAGATTGAAAGAGGGGTTTGATCTTGCAGTGACGCCGGATGGGCCCCGAGGGCCTTGTGGTCAAGCTCAATTAGGCGTGATTGGCCTTGCAGCTGTCAGTGGTGCATCGATTTTGCCGATCGCTTATGATGCGGATCACAAAAAAGTTCTTCAAACATGGGACCGTTTTAAAATTCCCTATCCTTACTCCAGAGCAGCTTTGGTGGCAGGTTCCCCTCTCGAGGTTCCTCCTCATCGAGATCCTGAGATGATGGAGTTAAAACGCCAAGAACTTCAAAAAAGTTTAGAAGAGGTGAATAGATATGCTGAAAATATAATCAAAAAATAG